In Porites lutea chromosome 1, jaPorLute2.1, whole genome shotgun sequence, a single genomic region encodes these proteins:
- the LOC140951668 gene encoding myophilin-like isoform X2: MNKARGYGLSAELERKKEAKYNSDEEADAIAWVEAVLGRDVFGGKSGPDNVYACLADGRVLCELANALRTADPNHSCGGEVKANTMNQPFKKMENIGKYLKFCEEQLGVPKGDQFQTVDLYEKQNMANVICQIHAVGRRAGAKGLQVPCLGPKEADANKREFTDEQLKEGQNIIGLQMGSNKGASQAGDHFGRPRQIAGDKAYS, translated from the exons ATGAATAAAGCCAGGGGATATGGACTCTCTGCCGAATTAGAACGTAAG aaagaagCAAAATACAATTCAGATGAAGAAGCTGATGCAATTGCTTGGGTTGAAGCTGTTCTTGGAAGAGATGTCTTTGGGGGGAAAAGTGGGCCAGATAATGTGTATGCTTGCTTGGCTGATGGCAGAGTCCTTTGCGA ACTGGCCAACGCACTACGTACAGCTGATCCTAACCACAGCTGTGGTGGTGAAGTCAAAGCAAATACAATGAATCAACCATTCAAAAAG ATGGAGAACATTGGTAAATACTTGAAATTCTGTGAAGAACAACTTGGGGTACCAAAAGGAGATCAATTTCAAACAGTGGACttgtatgaaaaacaaaacatggctAAT GTGATTTGTCAGATTCATGCTGTTGGACGTAGG gctggTGCCAAAGGCTTGCAGGTCCCTTGTCTTGGACCCAAAGAAGCTGACGCTAATAAGCGTGAATTTACTGACGAACAACTCAAGGAGGGTCAAAACATTATAGGCCTGCAGATGGGAAGCAATAAAGGAGCATCGCAGGCTGGAGATCATTTTGGTCGTCCCAGGCAAATCGCTGGTGATAAAGCTTACAGCTAA
- the LOC140951668 gene encoding myophilin-like isoform X1, protein MNKARGYGLSAELERKKEAKYNSDEEADAIAWVEAVLGRDVFGGKSGPDNVYACLADGRVLCELANALRTADPNHSCGGEVKANTMNQPFKKMENIGKYLKFCEEQLGVPKGDQFQTVDLYEKQNMANVICQIHAVGRRAAAKGLSVPPLGPKEATANKREFTEEQLKEGQHVIGLQMGTNKLASQAGDHFGRPRQVAGVDAYK, encoded by the exons ATGAATAAAGCCAGGGGATATGGACTCTCTGCCGAATTAGAACGTAAG aaagaagCAAAATACAATTCAGATGAAGAAGCTGATGCAATTGCTTGGGTTGAAGCTGTTCTTGGAAGAGATGTCTTTGGGGGGAAAAGTGGGCCAGATAATGTGTATGCTTGCTTGGCTGATGGCAGAGTCCTTTGCGA ACTGGCCAACGCACTACGTACAGCTGATCCTAACCACAGCTGTGGTGGTGAAGTCAAAGCAAATACAATGAATCAACCATTCAAAAAG ATGGAGAACATTGGTAAATACTTGAAATTCTGTGAAGAACAACTTGGGGTACCAAAAGGAGATCAATTTCAAACAGTGGACttgtatgaaaaacaaaacatggctAAT GTGATTTGTCAGATTCATGCTGTTGGACGTAGG GCTGCCGCAAAAGGTTTGTCAGTTCCTCCACTGGGACCAAAAGAAGCAACAGCAAATAAACGGGAATTCACAGAGGAGCAACTCAAGGAGGGGCAACATGTTATAGGCCTTCAAATGGGAACCAACAAGTTAGCTTCGCAAGCTGGTGATCACTTTGGCCGCCCAAGGCAGGTGGCTGGAGTAGATGCATACAAATAA
- the LOC140951682 gene encoding protein MFI-like: protein MFTKLSREEARKILGSVDLPGSTATNLKLALATKADRQELIASRRDEQEARIAAVTEIQRVWRGYFTRCKLFGILHPNASVMSTALGSRFIQTPSRLSDVRTITPIVPHSTPQPSSKGRSVPAYALPRTKKRYKEYCERVVAEQGPSCKLMTYTEFCALLIQEWWRSVLLKPDMPRPPPPTTDGGVSVSGAVSERVDTAGTEGSEKRQIINREEAAKIIQRSWRQHIDVQVYRYYRDLINFKSRGDPSSMLKCINPREAELLDAAAGVHIKFRLAGEKFPPNIYYKIFTHRNIVDLCANAPRDYTQATTKRLPVEFIHNKGINAEEVNRTGWYQRWENNGWRLVSDRIMKQVDQDPVVYESALKKEQFSYNKVTRKQDLERKRKRKKVEWMKKMYKKGMLRARQGDPKTEQVVQSVAEGMLTITDTRGQDAVEDWEVDELLEWTNGLNFDQYLYDWKEVATSAGSEYLSEQTKFLPDDPFSLTLMSR from the exons ATGTTTACAAAACTGAGTCGCGAAGAGGCGCGCAAGATTCTAGGCAGTGTTGACTTGCCAG GATCTACAGCAACGAATTTAAAACTTGCTCTCGCCACAAAAGCCGACAGACAG GAGTTAATTGCCTCAAGGAGAGATGAGCAGGAAGCAAGAATTGCTGCAGTAACTGAAATTCAACGTGTTTGGAGAGGGTACTTCACACG ATGTAAGTTGTTTGGGATTCTTCATCCAAATGCAAGCGTCATGTCTACAGCTCTTGGCAGTAGATTCATTCAAACTCCATCACGGCTTAGTGATGTAAGGACAATTACACCAATAGTTCCCCACTCTACTCCACAGCCCTCATCAAAG GGGCGTTCAGTGCCTGCTTATGCCTTGCCTAGAACAAAGAAGAGATATAAAGAGTATTGTGAGCGTGTTGTTGCAGAACAAGGACCATCATGTAAGCTGATGACGTACACAGAATTCTGTGCTCTACTTATACAAGAATGGTGGCGTTCAGTATTATTAAAGCCAGACATGCCCAGGCCTCCTCCACCAACTACAGATGGGGGAGTGTCAGTATCAGGAGCTGTGAGTGAGCGTGTGGACACAGCTGGAACTGAGGGGTCCGAAAAAAGACAAATCATTAACAGAGAAGAAGCAGCAAAGATTATTCAGAGATCTTGGAGACAACATATT gATGTTCAGGTATACAGGTACTACAGAGACTTAATCAACTTTAAAAGCCGCGGAGACCCTTCTTCAATGCTTAAATGTATCAATCCAAGAGAg GCTGAACTCTTAGATGCTGCTGCTGGAGTCCATATAAAGTTTAGGCTGGCAGGA gAAAAGTTCCCTCCCAATATCTATTACAAGATTTTTACTCATCGCAACATTGTAGACTTGTGTGCTAATGCCCCAAGAGATTACAcacaagcaacaacaaaacgGCTTCCTGTGGAATTTATACACAACAAAGGAATTAATGCTGAAGAGG TTAACAGAACCggctggtatcaaagatgggaGAACAATGGCTGGAGACTGGTGTCTGACCGAATAATGAAACAAGTTGATCAGGATCCTGTGGTTTATGAGTCAGCTCTTAAAAAAGAACAGTTCAGTTATAATAAG GTTACTAGAAAACAGGACCTCGAGAGAAAACGGAAAAGGAAGAAAGTGGAGTGGATGAAGAAAAT GTACAAGAAAGGCATGTTGAGGGCCAGGCAGGGAGATCCGAAAACTGAGCAAGTGGTACAGTCAGTAGCTGAAGGAATGCTTACTATCACAGACACACGGGGGCAGGATGCTGTGGAAGATTGGGAAGTGGATGAACTGCTGGAATGGACAAACGGATTGAACTTTGACCA ATATCTTTATGACTGGAAAGAAGTTGCTACAAGTGCAGGCTCAGAGTATTTATCAG AGCAAACCAAGTTTCTGCCTGATGACCCCTTTTCGCTGACGTTGATGTCCAGATAG